In Ovis aries strain OAR_USU_Benz2616 breed Rambouillet chromosome 13, ARS-UI_Ramb_v3.0, whole genome shotgun sequence, the following are encoded in one genomic region:
- the RNF24 gene encoding RING finger protein 24 isoform X1 — translation MQKSKMAVWRGLTNSCEKKTGEKQRRKERYKHLNAEFQRIARRDKKEFFSNQCKEIEEKNRMERLEISSRKLEIPREHFMQRWAQLKDRNDRDLTEAEDIETRWQEYTEELYKKDLHDPDNHDGVITHLEPDILECEVKWALESITMNKASGGDGIPAELFKILKDDAVKVLHSICQQMWKTQQWPQDWKRSVFIPIPKKGNAKECSDYRTIAPISHASKVVLKILQARLQQYMNRELPDVQAGFRKGRGTRDQIANIRWIIEKQESPRKTSISALLTMPKPLTVWITINWKILKEMGIPDHLTCLLRNLYADQGATVTTGHGTTHWFQIVKGVRQGCILSPCLFNFYAEYIMRNAGLKETQAGIKIAGRNINNLRYADDTTLMTENEEELKSLLMKVKEESEKVGLKLNIQKMKIMASGPITSWQIDGETVETVSDFILGGLQNRCRW, via the coding sequence atgcaaaaaagcaaaatggctgtctggagaggccttacaaatagctgtgaaaagaagacaggtgaaaagcaaaggagaaaggaaagatacaagcatctgaatgcagagttccaaagaatagcaagaagagataagaaagaattcttcagcaatcaatgcaaagaaatagaggaaaagaacagaatggaaagactagagatctcttcaagaaaattagagataccaagggaacatttcatgcaaagatgggctcaattaaaggacagaaatgatagggacctcacagaagcagaagatattgagacgaggtggcaagaatacacagaagaactgtacaaaaaagatcttcacgacccagataatcacgatggtgtgatcactcatctagagccagacatcctggaatgtgaagtcaagtgggccttagaaagcatcactatgaacaaagctagtggaggtgatggaattccagctgagctatttaaaatcctgaaagatgatgctgtgaaagtactgcactcaatatgccagcaaatgtggaaaactcagcagtggccacaggactggaaaaggtcagttttcattccaatcccaaagaaaggcaatgccaaagaatgctcagactaccgcacaattgcacccatctcacatgctagtaaagtagtgctcaaaattctccaagccaggcttcagcaatacatgaaccgtgaacttcctgatgttcaagctggttttagaaaaggcagaggaaccagagatcaaattgccaacatccgctggatcatcgaaaagcaagagagtcccagaaaaacatctatttctgctttattgactatgccaaagcctttgactgtgtggatcacaataaactggaaaattctgaaagagatggggataccagaccacctgacctgcctcttgagaaatctgtatgcagatcagggagcaacagttacaactggacatggaacaacacactggttccaaattgtaaaaggagtacgtcaaggctgtatattgtcaccctgcttatttaacttctatgcagagtacatcatgagaaatgctggactgaaagaaacacaagctggaatcaagattgctgggagaaatatcaataacctcagatatgcagatgacaccacccttatgacagaaaatgaagaggaactcaaaagcctcttgatgaaagtgaaagaggagagcgaaaaagttggcttaaagctcaacattcagaaaatgaagatcatggcatccggtcccatcacttcatggcaaatagatggggaaacagtggaaacagtgtcagactttattttgggggggctccagaatcgctgcagatggtga